Sequence from the Equus przewalskii isolate Varuska chromosome 11, EquPr2, whole genome shotgun sequence genome:
AATGTCTCGAGGTAATAAGAGTGATCAAATCTGTGTAACCATGGATATATCAACCTGAAAGTCATTGACAACCTTGATAAGGGCAGCTTCAGTGAAGTGGTAGAAGTGAAAATCTAACTTGAGAGTTTACAATAAACCTTGGAGGAGTGAAATTAGATACAGTGAGcgtaggaagaaaagaaatgagaactgGGGAAACTGGGAAGGGAAAGTAACTACAAAAGAGGTTCTAGTTTGCTTTATTTTGGATGAGATAAATAACAATttagtttattaaaggataaattttaaaagaggataTAGTTGTGATTTTTGTCTGAATAACGAatatgtcaaagattttatttaactcagtatTTAATGCAGAAAATAGTAAGATGTTACCACTGGTTCAGACAAGAACAAAATGTGCCAGACCACCTTGATAGTCTAGTCAGTAGTGCTGAAATGAATTAACAACTGGATGCAAAACTAGCAAAGTATCCACAGGGCTACAATCAATTGCATTTCACTGGAcgcaaaattgtatttttatgagCAAGCACTATTGATATTGCTATTATTTTCGAAGTCTCAACTTCTCTATAGAGTTGTAAAATGTCCTGGTCAAAGACAATAAAAGATGGATAACCTGAATGTAACAGCTAGTAAGGTCACTTACTAAATTGCAAAGAATCTTATCATGTTTCCCTATATCGTTATGCTGATATCAACGATCCAAcgggagagagaaaaatcaatgatgCAGAGCAAGACAGGAGAATCAATGAAGTGATGAGGAAGTGACGTTCTTGAGaagatgggaagggaggagatgCAGTGCAAAAGTGAAAGAGTTAAATGAAGAATTCCCTCGTTAATGGTTGATGTTACCAATGTTTTTCCTCCATGTATTTTAATAATCTCTGTTCAAAAATTTTATtccaagaattaaaataaaagataatgatttatattaatttttgatgttttatttttcaataattcaaGTCTGGTTGGCTGGAAAATGGAGCTATGAAACAGAGGCAAATTTTAAGTCTTTGCTGGTCTTCTTACCAAAGACCCTGCTAATTGTAAGCTAACAAGTGATCTTTCACAATTCTGCTGTGATGATGTTCTTTGATATGTGCACTGTTCACGCCCACTCAGGAGCTTCAGAATAACTGTCAAGAACTAGATAAACAACATCCAGGAGTGGtcggcctggtagcatagtggttaaataaTTGTACTTTGCTTCAGTGGTccaaggtttgtgggttcaggtcctgggtgcagacctggcgctgctcatcaatccatgctgtggcagcatcccacatacaatagaggaagattggcagagatggctcagtgacaatcttcctcacgcaaaaagaaaaaggttggcaacacactagctcagggccaatcgtcctcaaacatacacaaaaaaagaacaacaatcaGGAAAGTATCTTaggatattttttaagaatttctagcacgttatatttttaattttatttgttggGAACTTTAAACTGAGTCATAGCATTacactatttttctctttatattattCACCCATGTTAGGAACCATCAACAACAATAACTCATCTTTATTTAGTAAGCCTTCTCTACCAACCTGAAAAGCATTCCTTATGCAAATAGTTCATGTCAATAGAGGTTCTAAAGATCTTTGAGATCCTCTCCTGTCCAAACTAGTTATTCAGTGGCTTGATTTTGCAACCAGCCATTTCTGATGTTGGGCAAATTTACTCCAGGGTAACTTCCAATTTCTactgaaaaaattttctttaacctttacagtgataaaaaaataaaacgcaCTCATTGAGTTTAAGTGATACTCTCTACTTGTCTACTctgagaaaaatttaatttcatcagTTACAGGAACATGACATTAATGTGAGCATTACTTAACTTTTTTCCATCCTCACACCCTCACTGTTCCAGAGAAAAGTAATTATAGAATGGTTACTTTTCTGATGCTTAACAAGGGATTGAGCAATAAAAACAGTtcatacttattgagcacttactgcatgccaggcagtgtTTTAATCCTCCACATATAATGGTCACAAAACTGTGAGTGGTATACctttatcatttccatttctagATGCTTTTTTGGGCATAAGTCCTCACAGTTAGTAAACTATTCTGGGTCTTGAACTCATGCTGTTAACTAATACGCTATAAGGTGCTGTAATTATCCAGAGAGGAGCAGTTGATTTGTATATGAACAGACCTCGGTGAGAAAATAAgttagaacaaaagaaaatgattttaatgtgAGACTTGGGAAAAAGTACTGGTGTTGGGGATATGAGAACATTCAGAATACCACTGGGTATAAAATTATCACAGTACAAGgtgaattttttgagaaatattgttGTGGAATATAAATTAGATCTTTTAGAATATTCTCTAAGTGATTCAAGTGAAagatagtaattattattatttttttatcattgtttGCTAGCTGGAATTGGTTCCTTGAATAGAGTCACACACAAGAATGAGGTAAATGAGCTCACAGTGTTTATTTGTGCTGCACACTGTGTTTGATGGTCTGCTGCTAAATATCTAAATTAGTTACACAGCCAAAGGATCAATAGGGCAGAGGAGATCTAAATAAGAAAACTAGAAAGGAAAGCACAGCAGAGAGGCGGCCTGGAGAAATCCAAGAAATCATAAacttttgctcttatttttgcTTAGGCATATtgctacatacaagagacatacACAAACATCatgcattttaaaagtttcaaggTAAAGAAGTCAGATTCAACAAGGTTTGTAGTGAAAGTCAGggagtctttccatttatttccttacTTTGTATGATACGGAACCATAGTTTCTTTATGGCATTTTTTATCTCCGTGTTTCTTAATGTATATATCAGAGGGTTGAGCATGGGAGCAATGATAGTATAAAAAAGAGCAAACACTTTGTCTTCAGGTAAAGTAGTTGCTGGTCGAATATAAATAAAGagtaaaggaacaaaaaaaaggaCCACCACAGTGATGTGGGAACTGCATGTAGAAAGAGCTTTGTGACGATTCTCTGCAGAGTAGGACTTGACAGTATACAAGATCACAGTATAAGATATCAACAAGACGACAAAAGTCACCAGACCCATCAGGCCTGAATTGGCAATGACGAGGAGACCAATTCTGCTTGTGTCAATGCAGGCCAGTTTCAGCAAAGGATACACATCGCAGAAGTAGTGATCTATTTCATTGGGCCCACAGTAGGGTAGAAAGATGGTGAGGAGAAACTGACCAAAAGAATGTAGGAATCCCCCAGCACAGGAAGCAGCGATAATGACATCACACTTCTGCCTGCTCATGATGACAGTGTAGTGCAGGGGCTTGGaaatggccacatagcggtcataagCCATCCCTGTGAGGATGAAGACCTCGATCCCCCCAAAGAAGTGCATAGTAAAGAGCTGTGTCATGCATCCATTGTAGGAAATGGTCTTCTTTTCCGCCAATAAGTCAATGATTAACTTGGGGGTCACAGTGGAGGTGTAGCAAAGGTCTGAGAGTGAAAggtaactcaagaagaaatacataggCTGGTTAATAAGCTGACTGCAGGTGAGAGAAATCATGACAAGCAAATTTTCAATCAAAATTGCAATGTAACAAAATAAGAACAGTAAAAAACAGAGAAGTTCTATTTGCTTTTTCTGAGAAAGTCCTAAGAGAAAAAATTCTGTGATGTTATTCCTATTTTCCATGATCCCAAGTAGTTTGCAGCCacctaaaattatataaattatgaattcttatgaaacatatttaaatataatgattCATATCATTCCATAGCCTGGGGCATATTATAACGCAAAGGGTCCAAAggtcaaagaaaatagaaatttaatttttatttagagaGGCTTTTCAGCAGCTATTTTTGGGCctttcttgaaaataataattactgGTAAACATCTTAGGTACCCGAGGTAAAGACTAGCATTGTCAAATGCagtatatttatgtaaaaatgcTATTAATAGTATGATCAAACGTACTGGATATTATGCCTTGATGGAATTAAAGAAATGGTactttggagaaacaaaaacaaaacattagttATCTCTTTGCGATTCTCACTGTTTATTATtgagaaaatacacacataaatgaaACACTGagtgaaaacacaaaaaatgcaaatacatgAAGTATAATATGTGGATAATGTTACATGTGAGAAATGTCCTGCCATATGTCCTGTAAAGGAAGGTGGTaagtagaaaaatcaacaaatgtatTTGGAATAATGAGGCATTTACACCTGGCCGTAATCAAATATGTTTCTCttgtgtttaatttataaatatacttaATTTACAAACAGAGTTATATTTCATAGCCAACCAGATGGATAACAAGATAAGTATGATTAtctgtgttttccaaaatataatcTCAAATGTAGTTGGTATTCAGCAAGGCAgctgagaataataatagtaggtTTAGCTTGGATTTTAGTCTCGTGCAATGCCTTACACTCTTACATAAATTGGCTTCTTTTGAATTGATGTACTCAAATTGTTCAATTCTTCCTAATCAGCCATCCTGAAAATGTGTGCTTCTCTCAGTTTCCATATGACAACTCTTAGCATCTCAGGctggcttttctctctttcactcccATTACTTTTACTTCCTCCTCTTTGTCATTGTTATAAAGTAATATAGAATCAACTCTCTTAATGTCTTTTTGGTAGTAATTATTAAACCTTAGAACACATAGATACTTTTCTACTGGTAGAATTTCAAGGATGATTGATAGACGAAGGAAGAATTATTGAGAAACATTCCACTAAATCTTCCGACCATTCCACTAAACCAGACCATATATTCTCTAGTTCAACTATATGAAACACTGAACTTtggtgtttaaaatattttatgccaaTTACTTATAACTTCAGAATCAATacatttacaatttattttcaaaacagtaacacttccctctcctttttcctttcagtggAATTACCATTCCAATCTGTGTACATAAAGTAGAGTTTTGAAGAGCAAAAATATAAACCTATCCAATGCatgaaagttaaaataatttgccACAAAATGACATTTGATATCGTTTATATTGTATATTGAAGAGATGATATTTGTACTGGTCAAATAAACCATCTCTTATTCAATTAACAATTGTGTTttaggcttttaaaattattcacaataatttaaaataatcttttggcCTACTCTGAATGTCTCCTAAAAATTACATTCTTGAGATTTAGCGAAAAGAACtgtaagttaaattttaattacagTCTAGTATTTACTTTACATTTAACTTGCTGCCTGAGCTGATCAATTAAGTTTTCTCAGCCTTCTTTTCCTCACAGTTAGATAAAATCCTACTTGATCTAGTCCATAGCACCTTCGTgaaattctttattaaataaCAGATCAAATCACATTTGAAAAGGACAATGTAAATGTCATTTTGTTAAGAGTGTTTTTTCAGACCAAATGtggcaaataaatggaaagattagAAATTATGCAGGAAATATACAAGGACATGTTTATTTATGCAGATTATTTTGTTGTACAAACACTTGGATATTtcagacaaaacaaaattaaaaaaaaattgtaatcacGTACATGTACCCAATCCAGTTtattagaaaagaggaatgaaagctattaatttcatttaatttacttttttttttttgaggcagattggccctgagctaatatctgttaccaatcttccactgttagcttgaggaagatggtccctgagctaacattcttgCCAATTTCCacttttgtacatgggacaccaccacggcatggtttgatgagcagtgtttaggcccgtacccaagatctgaacctgaaaaccccagactgctgaagtgaagcacatgaacttaaccaatacaccaccaggctggcccctaatttactttttaaagtacaaaatctACGTAGTACACAACTCAGAAACCATAATCTATGTTCCTGAATCactttaaagaattatttctccTACTTGGAAGTATTTATACAGAAAGCTAAGAAGATAGAACTATATGTCTAAAAgaatcatttcatattttcatgtttttataatATTGGTAATAATATCATGTTATCAGCAGATATCCTTTAAAATACTGCactatttggaaaagaagaaacaaccaTTATTTCCTGCATCTGCTTCTGCTACTTCTTAACTCAACTATTTGCCATATGCCACATCTCTTTTATGCATTTCAGTTTAACCATAAGTAAGCTGTGAGAGCTAAACCAGATCTTTAAGGACCTTTTCCATGCCTGACCTGTCTGTGATTCTAACATCACTTAGGAGCAATCAGCAACTGAGTATTAGTATCTGGTTACTTCTCTTACAAACACATCAGAATAAATCTACAGCCACAGGTTCAGGTGGttgcccctcttctctcctttaagGGCAGCTGATCTAATCACACAATCACAACAAAGTGCCCTTTCTCCCGGCAAGAGGCAGACTCTCCaggctctctccctttctttagATCCTTCATATCCTGCTTCTAAACAAGATTCCCTTTACACAATCCAAGTACACAGAAATCTCCAGCGTCtacagttaaatttaaataattttgttttcgtttttgtttgaggaagattagccctgagctaacatctgctgccaatcctcctctttttgctgaggaagactccctgagctaacatccatgtccatcttcctctactttatatgtgggatgcctaccacagcatggcttgccaaacggtgccatatccacacccaggatctgaaccagtgaaccccaggctgccaaagcgtaacacgcacacttaactgctgcaccactgggctggcccctaaatattCATCCCTGGAATTCCTAATGACTCTCTGCAACAGTGAAACTGTACATTTTGCCATTCCCTATCAGGTCTGTTGAATCCGATCACAGTCGGTTCAACTCCTACTATTTCCAGGTAGATTTCTCTGACAACTGCAGCCCACCATGCAACCTTTATTCAAATATGCTGTCTTTTAGCACTTAGAACTAACTACCTTGCTtcatattgtttatttatttttgtctgattGTTAAATGCTTTAACTTCTTTCTCTAACTGAATCTTATCTCGGTGATAATTTGGGCCtgtctctgctcttctccctgccatgaagataatggaaaaaataaaaagtaaactttatGCCTTTCAGATCTGTGTTGAATGGTGGGTGtctgatttttgacaaattatGTGAACTTTCCGAacctcaatttttttctctcaagtaAGGAAAGTAAAATTCATCTCCTGTTGATTTGGGGAaaatctaattaattaattaacaccTACTCTGTACCAGGTATTGTGTTAAATGAGTACAAGCCTGAAAACACCAAAGCTTCACTGAAATTCTCATTTAGTAAGATAGTCATCTCGTTCTCCCACAGTAAGATTTTGACTAGATAATTAAATCATGAATTGTGAAGGATTTGATGAATTATATGATACATGTTAAGTTAAACAATTAGCTGGCATCTGGTCTCACCaagcattaaaatattaattctattcctttcttccttacaGCCTCAtacaatattttgatcattttatgTAATCAACATGTATTTGTCAAGttaatgacaattttatttcaatgtttgAAAAAATGAACTGGaagttcattttaattatatgtcATTATCACTATCATTCTTTtgtaatttattgaaaagatataaaaatacagaatgtttATAATCAAATCTACTTCAGAATGTTAGAGATACAGAGAGACCCATTTAAAATAGTCCTGATTTCTATCGTATCCTGTTTGTTGACAAAAATCATTTTGTAGTCACGTAATCCTCATCTGTTAACTGTCCCTCATTTCTCAGTCCATTGGCCTATGTGGAGACTACACTCTTGAGTATAGTCTTGTTAAAGCTCAGGTCACTTTCCTCAACACCCTGGTGGTCTGCTCCCTTGGTGGTCCCCAAATGTACAGACATAAACCTGactatgctttatttttcacCCATCCTGGATGGATATTCAGATAATCttcattaatttcaaattttaagagTTAGGCAAGGTTTGGCTGAATTTTAATAGAAAAGGTAgcattaaaattcagaaataagaaaCACACAGCACAAATATGACACATTCAGACAGTTAACAGGAAGTAGGAACAGAGACATTTAACACACTCCACATGTGTTGAGTTTTCCTTGTCAGATTTCCTCTACATCCTTCACTGAAATACAAGTCAATAactctctgctttatttctttcctctgaactTTCCTCAAGTCCTGGAAGGAAAACATTTATCACTCTCATTTTTTGAATTCCTGTACGCAATTTACACACAAAGGGCAAATTATCATATATGGATTATATAGAATATATGTAACCACAAGAGATGCTCTGTATTACCAGGTGGATGGAGCAATAGTTTCAAtagtttattgtatgtaaattatggcTAAATTTTTCTAATAAGCAGTAGTCAAGGCACAAATAATcattaaattgatattttaataatatgttcgAGCATTACATTTCTTATTGATCTAAGAACAGTGCTTAATTGTGGGTTcgttaaataaaacaatatgtgTCCAACTCACCAGATATCTGGGTTAAATCTAAGGTACTTGCAATGATGCATGACTACCATACTCAGGATCAACCAACAAaatcaatgaatatatattaataaatctcACCATGCAAACAATTCTGAGGAATCCTGACGATAGAACTTACCTGCTCTCTAAGATAAGGTGTCCAGCTTTTTTCTATAGCAAATTCAAGAcccttttcccagttttattttaatattctaaagaAGAATAAGCTGGTATGTTCAGCATTTATGTTGGTAGCTCTTATTTAGCTCTCCTCAGACAGAACATTTACGATGTTCtctgggaaaaatgaaaacacagagaatACATGGTTTCTTACTGATTTCCAAACAGCTTTACCTGGGAGATATTTAACTTGCAGGAATTTATTGTGGTACCTCTGTGAGTTTGGGGATTTCCATTGAGATAATTTGACCAAGGTGAACtgaccttttttttcttaaacattattcatagacatgaaaataattatatcaatCAAGTCATATTCCTATGTGTGTATGGAAACTAAGATCATATCAGCTTCcattttaataaggaaatagTTTATGGGGAAGCTCTGGTGATCTGGAAAGAAAGGTCATAATACTCAtatctcagaaagaaaagaagtagaaagagaagagTATTCGGTTGCAGGTAAGAGAAAACCATTAATGTTGCCTCAATTTATCATTCTTGGAGGATGCTGAATACTCTAGCACGCATCTCCTGTTTtctaataaaaactttttttaaaagttgccaCAATATGTTGTCCTTTCCTTCTCAGTGTCCTTGGTTGTTGATTTtcctcacaacaattctgtgAAGCAATCCTTTTACATACCTTATCCTTGTGATGGAAGATATTCCCACATCTTTTTTGTGATTATTACTTTTTGTCTTATAACTGATTTCTCAATAACCTGACCTTCTCTGATAGTATTTTCTTCAGGCTCCATAGACCACTTTCTTCAAATTTgcttatatataaaacacatcaTTTAACAACTTTGAGTGCATAATTCAATGGCATTAATTATATGTACAatgatgtgcaaccatcaccactataaatttaaaaacGTATTCATTACAGACAGAAATTGCGTGGCCACTAAGTAATAACTCTCCATCCAGCCTTCCTTCTGCCACTGGTATCCTCTAATCTactctgtctccatgaatttgtctattctacATTTTgaatgtaagtggaatcacacaatatccgttcttttgtgtgtggcttatatcacttagcataatatgtTCAATGTTGATCGATGTATCAGAGTTTCATCCATTTTTAGGCATGAaaagtattccattatatgcatatgtgacattttgtttatccattctctgtggatggacacttgggttgtctccacttttagctattgggaataatgctgccaAAAACGttggtatacaaatatctatttgagtcTCTGATTTCAATCATTTTAGGTACATAACTAGTGAGGGCCtattatatttgtatgtatagatttttgagaaaccaccaaaccATTTTCTACAGTGACtgaccagtttacatttccaccaacactGTACAAGGATTCCAAATTCTAGATATCCTGGCTAACACTTACtttccattattattatcattattattattattattattattactattattattattagcatcctagtgagtgtgaagtggtttTGATCTGCTTTTTCTAATGAATAATGATGGTGAGCATTTcatcatgtgcttattgaccatttgtataacttcattggagaaacgtctattctaATCTTTTACCCTGCTCTTAAAATtgggtggtttgtctttttgttgttgagttataggagttctttatatattctggatattaaccatTTATTAGATATATACTTCACAAACATTTTCAACACATCTGtagattatcttttctttttcttgataatgtcctttgacaaacagaagttttgaatttttagGGAGTCCAACGTGTTTGTTTGATTTCCTGCCCATGCTTTTATCTAAAGATCCATTGCCAAAttcaagatcatgaagatttatctctatgttttcttctaagacttttacagttttagctcttgtAGTTAGGCCATGGATCCATTTTGTGTTCATGATTCTGTACATTGTGATGTAAGTGTATaacatcattcttttgcatgtgcaaATGCAGTTGTcccagtatcatttgttgaagagactaatCTTTCCATATTAAATTCTCCTGCTACCCCTGTTAAAAATTAACAGGTTATAGATGTGTGGAATTATTTCAGGTCTCAAATTTCTAATCCAGTGGTCCATATATCTAACCTTATGTCATACCACAGTCATACCATACAAactataggtttgtagtaagttttaaactTAAGGAGTGTAAGTGAGTcctcaaacattttttctttttcaatattggtTATTTGGGACCCGTTGCAATTTCACTTGCAACTGAGgatgagtttgactatttctggaaaaaatctgtagaatttgatagggattgctttaTAACTGTATATCACTGGATAGTGTTGCCATTGTATAAATACCAAGTCTTCCAATTCTTGAACAGTGGAATAagtggatatctttccatttatttaagtatttcttaatttttttcagcaatgttttgttgttttcagtgtacaagttttttactttcttggtgAAACTTACCCCTAGGAATTGAttttagatgctattgtaaatgtaactgttttcttatctttttcagattttttgctAATGATGTAGAGGAACACAGCAGACTTTTGCATGTTGagtttgtactctgcaactttgctgaatgtGTTTACTAAGTCTGGTAACTTGTGGTGTTTTGGGATTTTTCTATGCATAGGAGCATGCCTTCattgaataaacaaatttgactttttcctttgcaatgtgattactttttttcctactttttcttgtGCAACTTTTCTGGTAAGAAttccagcacaatgttgaatgGCAGTTGTGAatatgggcatccttgtctccttcctgATTTCAGGTAGAAAGCTTTCAGTCGttcaccgttgagtatgatgttagcattGCACTTTTTATAAATATCCTTTATCACATTGCTTACTACCGTTCTGGATCTAGTTTTCTTagtgtgcttttttttaaatgatgaaatggtattagattttgtcaaatccATTTTCTATAACAATTTAGAGGTTGATAGGGCTTTTCCCTTGGTTCTATTAGTGTGGCAcatacattgattaatttttttatgttgaaccacccttgaaAAACAtcacacttggtcatggtgtataaccctgttaatatgctgttgaatttggttgctagtattttcctgaggatttttgcatcataCTTATAAAGAATATTTGCCTGTAATCATCTTTTCTAGTGATTTATTTATCTGactttgatatcagagtaattcTGGCCTCAGATTGAGATAGAAAgtattctcttccatttttttgaaAGTGTTTGAGAagagtttggtagaattcacgagGGAAAGTGTCtgattctgggcttttctttgttgagaggttttggTTACTGATTCCACATATTTACTTATTACAGttctactcagattttctatgtctttttgGGTCAATTTAGGTAATTGGTATGTTTATAGGAGTTTTCCGATTTTATCTAGGTTATATAATTTGTTGTTGTACAATTGTTAATTGTGttctctcataatcctttttatggctgtagGGTGTTGGTAGtgaacttttattcatttatgattCTAGTTATTTTTGTCTACACTTTGTCAATCTACCTaaggtttgtaaattttgttgatcttttcaaagaccaacttttggttttctcctctgctatttttctattctt
This genomic interval carries:
- the LOC103540105 gene encoding olfactory receptor 4P4-like encodes the protein MENRNNITEFFLLGLSQKKQIELLCFLLFLFCYIAILIENLLVMISLTCSQLINQPMYFFLSYLSLSDLCYTSTVTPKLIIDLLAEKKTISYNGCMTQLFTMHFFGGIEVFILTGMAYDRYVAISKPLHYTVIMSRQKCDVIIAASCAGGFLHSFGQFLLTIFLPYCGPNEIDHYFCDVYPLLKLACIDTSRIGLLVIANSGLMGLVTFVVLLISYTVILYTVKSYSAENRHKALSTCSSHITVVVLFFVPLLFIYIRPATTLPEDKVFALFYTIIAPMLNPLIYTLRNTEIKNAIKKLWFRIIQSKEINGKTP